The following proteins come from a genomic window of Sorex araneus isolate mSorAra2 chromosome 1, mSorAra2.pri, whole genome shotgun sequence:
- the LOC101549101 gene encoding broad substrate specificity ATP-binding cassette transporter ABCG2-like, giving the protein MSVRSDHVSISMSQRNNTGLPRPGDNDMKAPPEGDVLSFHNIQYRVKVKSGFLLNRKTVEKEILKNVSGVMRPGLNAILGPTGGGKSSLLDVLAARKDPHGLSGDVWINGGPRPANFKCSSGYVVQDDVVMGTLTVRENLQFSAALRLPATMKNREKNERIDKVIQELGLDKVADSKVGTQFIRGVSGGERKRTSIGMELITDPSILFLDEPTTGLDSSTANAVLMLLKRMSRQGRTIIFSIHQPRYSIFKLFDSLTLLAAGRLMFHGPAHEALGYFDSAGYHCESYNNPADFFLDVINGDSSAVVLNRDEDGGPAEAADEPSEKDAPRIEKLATFYTSSSFFWQTQAELQQLAGDQRRKKRGTDHKDIIYATSFCHQLRWISSRSFKNLLGNPQASVAQIIVTIILGLVIGAIFYDLQNDPTGIQNRAGVLFFLTTNQCFSSMSTVELFVVEKKLFIHEYISGYYRVSSYFFGKLLSDLLPMRMLQSVIFTCITYFLLGLKPVAASFFIMMLTLMMVAYAASSMTLAIAVGQSVVSIATLLMTISFVFMMIFSGLLVNLRTVVPWLSWIQYLSIIRYGYAALQHNEFLGQNFCPGLNSTVNNTCSYATCTGEEFLKNQGIDISTWGLWQNHVALACMIVLFLTIAYLKLLFLKKYF; this is encoded by the coding sequence ATGTCTGTCAGGAGCGACCACGTCAGCATCTCCATGTCCCAGAGGAACAACACCGGCCTCCCCAGGCCCGGCGACAACGACATGAAGGCGCCACCCGAGGGCGACGTGCTGAGCTTCCACAACATCCAGTACCGGGTGAAGGTGAAGAGCGGCTTCCTGCTCAACCGGAAGACGGTGGAGAAGGAGATCCTGAAGAATGTCAGTGGCGTCATGCGACCGGGCCTCAATGCTATCCTGGGACCCACCGGCGGAGGCAAATCTTCGTTGTTGGATGTCTTAGCTGCAAGGAAAGATCCACATGGGTTATCTGGAGATGTTTGGATAAACGGAGGCCCTCGACCTGCCAATTTCAAGTGTAGTTCGGGTTATGTGGTACAAGATGACGTCGTCATGGGGACGCTGACAGTACGGGAGAACCTACAGTTCTCAGCAGCTCTGCGGCTCCCGGCAACTATGAAGAATCGCGAGAAAAACGAACGAATTGACAAGGTTATTCAAGAGTTAGGACTCGACAAAGTGGCAGATTCCAAGGTCGGAACCCAGTTTATCCGTGGAGTGtctggaggagaaaggaaaaggaccAGCATCGGCATGGAGCTCATCACGGACCCGTCCATCCTGTTCCTGGACGAGCCCACCACCGGCCTGGACTCGAGCACGGCCAACGCTGTGCTCATGCTTCTCAAGAGGATGTCTAGACAGGGACGAACCATCATCTTCTCCATCCACCAGCCTCGTTATTCCATCTTCAAGTTGTTTGATAGCCTCACCCTGCTGGCTGCGGGAAGACTTATGTTCCATGGGCCGGCTCACGAGGCCTTGGGGTACTTTGACTCAGCTGGCTACCACTGTGAGTCCTACAACAATCCCGCAGACTTCTTCCTGGACGTCATCAACGGGGACTCGTCCGCCGTGGTGCTCAACAGGGACGAGGATGGCGGCCCAGCCGAGGCTGCAGACGAGCCTTCCGAGAAAGACGCCCCACGCATTGAGAAGCTGGCTACCTTCTACACCAGCTCCAGCTTCTTCTGGCAGACGCAGGCCGAGCTGCAGCAGCTCGCAGGAGaccagaggaggaagaagaggggcaCAGACCACAAGGACATCATCTATGCCACCTCCTTCTGCCACCAGCTCAGGTGGATCTCCAGCCGCTCCTTCAAAAACCTACTGGGCAACCCCCAGGCCTCGGTCGCACAGATCATCGTAACCATCATCCTGGGACTGGTAATAGGGGCCATTTTCTATGATCTGCAGAACGACCCTACAGGAATCCAGAATAGAGCTGGGGTGCTCTTCTTCCTCACCACCAACCAGTGCTTCAGCAGCATGTCCACCGTGGAGCTCTTCGTGGTGGAGAAAAAGCTCTTCATACACGAGTACATCAGCGGCTACTACCGAGTCTCATCCTACTTCTTCGGGAAGCTGCTGTCGGACCTGCTGCCCATGCGCATGCTGCAGAGCGTCATCTTCACCTGCATCACCTACTTCCTGCTGGGGCTGAAGCCAGTGGCCGCGTCCTTCTTCATCATGATGCTCACCCTGATGATGGTGGCCTATGCGGCCAGCTCTATGACCCTGGCCATCGCGGTCGGCCAGAGCGTCGTGTCCATCGCCACGCTGCTCATGACCATCTCCTTCGTGTTCATGATGATCTTCTCCGGGCTCTTGGTGAACCTGAGGACCGTGGTACCTTGGCTTTCGTGGATTCAGTACTTGAGCATTATTCGCTATGGCTATGCGGCGCTGCAGCATAATGAGTTCCTGGGACAGAACTTCTGCCCGGGACTGAACAGCACCGTCAACAACACGTGTAGCTACGCGACTTGCACCGGAGAAGAGTTTCTGAAGAACCAGGGCATCGATATCTCCACGTGGGGCCTGTGGCAGAATCACGTGGCCTTGGCCTGCATGATCGTCCTCTTCCTCACGATTGCCTACCTGAAGTTGTTATtccttaaaaagtatttttaa